Genomic window (Rosa chinensis cultivar Old Blush chromosome 6, RchiOBHm-V2, whole genome shotgun sequence):
TTAATTAAAGAGAGAAATCAAATACCATTTTACGCTACGAACGTACCCAGATCTGAGATCTTCAAGAAACACAGTAAAAACATGAGTTTTAAGTTTTAAGTGCGCACAGATACACTCCAGTTTCTGTTACTCAGAGAGGAAGAGACCGGTGAAGCAAAGGAATTTGTTTCCTAGGACTTAAAATGGAGGCATGTAAGTGTTGAAGAGAGCCTCTCTTTAAACAATCTGAAGGCAGGCCATCTAAACCCTTCAATGTAACGAgaacttagttttttttttttttttcacaaaaaaaaaaaaaaaaaacaagaacttGAATAAGGAAAGAGAATGAAACaacaaaacatggagggaaagaAGTTCATCATATTCCTAACTGAAATCCTCAAAGCCCCAACCCAAGTCCAGACTAAAGGATGTTCCTTTGACATTAATTAAAGGGAAGCACAACGGGAAGCAAGAAGCCAACTCATCACATCTTTATCAACAAGATGAGAATTCGGAACTGTCTAGTCCTTCTCCTCTTTTAAGAAGACTGGTGTGAGGCTATTAAATCTTAGACATTGTAAAGATACACTCAGAAGATTGTGTTGGTCCCCTCAACTGATCAGAAGAAAGACATTTAGCACACCTACAGAATAATGGGTAATTGACAGATGAAATAAGTTGttttgtgttcaaaatttctcgCATGGACTTAATATAATGGAGGATCATCAGCATCCTCCTTGGTCAGGGATGTGTTGGTTAGCACAACTTTCTGTCAACAAAGAATATACTTTCCTTTTCCAGTTAAACTGAGTAGATACCTTTAAGATAAAAAAAGCTGATATCATTCATTTCACAAGCACTTATTGATCTATTATTTAGGATCCAGAAATTGGAATGGCATAAACTTCATGAGCACCTTTACATTGTCATTGGATGGGGAACACATAGAATGGAATTAAATTGATATTACCCCCACCAACTTTATATTTTTTTGGGGGGTGAATCAACAACACCTGCAGTACCCTAGTCATCAAATTGACATTCAAGTGATCTGACTATAGTTTCAAGGAACGAACCTTCTGGCTAAAGTTCTACTTATAGATTTCCATTTACTTGTCAATCTATCATGACTAAGGTAAATATAACAAGGAATTGGGAGTTCTCACGCACCATCAAAACTTGGATAAAGAAGACAACTCTATGATTAGTGTTGCAAAATAGCAAGACTCAAAACAAATGATGCCTAACCTCATTAGCAATAGGCCATTTGTTCTCACTAATCTCCAATGTCAATTCAAGACAGCCACCATATATATAGTTCCAGTCTTGCATGCCTCCATAGATAGGGTACCTGCAACAGGTGTCTTAAGAGCAAATGATGAATATTAAACGAAAAAAAATACCTATATGTAGTTGGTAGCTCACAATTGAAGAAAGCAGAATAAAATTATCATTTGATATGCACTTCTTAATTTTGTAAACTCCATAAACATTACTTGACATACCAGGAAGCTCCATTTGTAATTCCTCCTTCAAATTCCTTGCTCAAGGACATGTTATGGTGAGAACGACTGTACACACTAGCCAAGAACCGGAATGTTTTGTCATCAGGACATCCAAAGTACGTTTTCCTGCAAATTAAATTTGATCAAACGAGAAAAGCAAGCACAAAAGGTATCTTCATCAAGCATATTCTGGGATGATTTGAAAAGCAAATAACTCTCAACTGTTTTAGGGTTCATTTGATAATTTACAAAGCACAATAAATATAAACTATCTGCATCAATATCGCGACACTCTGAGGCCTACAATTCAAAATCATGGAATATTcataatacaaaagaaaaatgaagaagccAAGGACATCATTACACTGAACCACCTTCTGTATGTTATGAAAAGTTAAActatgatcaaaattaaaaccaATCTAATAAGGAATACTGAAGTAAAATAAAGCCAATACAAAGGAACACCTGGAACCCATATTACAGGGAGAAACCTATCAGAAGTTTAGTATTCATAAATAGCCAATAGGAAAATGTTCAGAACAAATCCAATTATTTTTTGTGAGCTTCcccttttttccttttgctaCCATATATGTTACAACAAAGATAAGTTTGGCAGGTTATTCTCTATTGAGAGGACAAGATTTCAAGATTCTAACCAACATTTTAACAAAACAGAACTGGAAATAGAGAACAGGGAATCAAGAAATAAGACAGCACTATCGAGTTTCAATGAGCATGATACAATGGAGAACTGTCTGGGTCTTCAGGGAATGTAAAATGACTACCTTTTATCCTGAGTCCCATCCCATGGATAATTTGCAACAAGTGCACCCTGCAAATAAGTAAAGGATTAGTGACTGATTCCTCCATATTTTTAATCAAAGAACTCATTATCCATGATGAGAAAGTGAAAGAGTTGATGAATTTCTGTGTGTTCTTCTCATTGGGAGGCAAGGTTTATATACCCAAAGGATAGCTACATTACAGCTATCTAGATCCTTAGTCTAAGCAATTACATGATGAACAGGAAGCTAAGATCAAGCAATAATGGTATACATTGAATCTGGATATCGTTAACTTAGAGGATTAATTCGGTGATTTAACAGAAAGAAACATATTTTTGGAATAGGCAGTATGAACATTATTAATGTATTTGTCAGATCAATTAAAATTGGAATAGTCAGCCCTTGcttgaaagaaaaacaaatgtaGATGAAGGCTAAAGAGTATTTTCATGATGGAATCTTTCAGAAATATTCGAAAACCCTTTTTTGTTTAAGACAAATTAGACTCTCAGCTTGCACCAATGCAGTAACTTCTACTTTTGGAAATTGACAATATCTATGTGAATGTCTTACCTCATCTTGGAAGAGACAAGTAGAGAAGGCAAACCCTAATATGCTTAAATATTCTCCATAACtttcacaaaacaaaaagaaaattgattttCCATCATGAAAGTCACCATAATGCCAACGAGTTCACTTTTTCAATTGACTGTATCTTGTAACATTTATGCAAATGTCTTTCCTTATCTCCTAAGAGAGAACTCAGAGAAGTACAGAAAGCATTCCCTAATCTCCTTGAGTATTCTCCATAAGTTTGACTAAAAATTGTTTGTCCATCGTGCAGGTGCAGGTCTCCATTATGTCAAACAGTTCTACTTCTAAATGATTATAATCCCAAGCTATTAATAGTAAGCAGGTAGCTGTTTCAACAACCTTGTAAAGGTATGGATATAAGCAATGCAGATATGAATATGCAAAAGTAATGATTGTAGCATGAATACAATCAAGTAATTACCCCATGCAAGCTGGCAGATGCAGTGAAATGTATCTTTCTCAACCACTTCATTATTGCTCTTGTTTCAGGTTGCAGCACATCCACATCATCATTCATATGAAAGAACTGATATTGCATGCCAATATTTCTTATCATTAAAAAACGACCAATAAACTTCAGTACTGtaagttaaaaaataaaactttattAATGCTAGAAAGATGCTTTGGACATCCCACTATATTGCATTTTGATCACCAGATTGAAATCCTTTTCAACTAAATCAAGTGAAGTTATAACAGATATAATTTATTTTGCAACAGAGGGTACTCATGAAATTCATACGTTGTAATTTAATTCTCAGATTGCTAATGTCAATTGACATTTAAGATTTTGGTCTTAGGCAGCTATAGGTTTTTAAGACACTAATTTTACTAATTTTGACTCGTCCTGAATTTAGCATGTGGTCAATTTACTAGAATTGTTATATTGGTATTACAAATTTGAACTttgactattgatgatgttgGGCAGGATCTATAAGCTTTTCTATTGAGGAGCCTCGCCATAACTGTTCAATATAATCGTGCCACCCAAAAAGATACCTGATCCGGAAAATCTCGATTTAGGTCTATATTATTTGCATTACCACGCCTCCGCAGTAAAAACCCATCAGGATTCATAGATGGTAGTATATGAAGATGCACATTGTCCACAATCAATGTTGCCTGTGGTAACCAATAGACATGTGAAAGTAGGTTAATGAATATCAAGTATTATACACACCCAATGCTGTATTCGCACGTATAGAAAATATAGACCTCGAAATTCATTTATGAAATAGGAAAACATGTTCATTTTGGTCTGATTTATAGTACAAATTTTGTACTACAAAAGGATGGATATATATGTCGAGTCTTGAGAAGAATCTCTCTTCTATCCTATCATGATGCATACTCAAGTTGCAGGaaattgatttgaaatttttattaaaacaaataaacgcTGAAAGGTCTTGAACACATAAAGAGTGAGAATTTTGTGGAGCATCTTTAAATAaacttcaaaaaagaaaagaagatctTTTGCAGAATTTCAATCACCCAACCAATTGAATGATAGTACTTATCCTAAAACAAATAAGACTCCATTGTTATGTCACATGTGTTCTAAAACATGACCAAGGAACATAACTCGGGATTACAATATCTTTTTAAATTCTATTCAGCAAAAATCCCTCATGCCCACCACAGGGTAAAAGAATCAGTGGCACAAAGCACTACCAAAAGGAAGCATACTGAAACATCCAAAAACAGCCAAGAATTGCTTTGATCTATGATACAATTATCTCAACAACTAAAACTATATGTCCAACCTCTGCCACGTGAATAGatcttgcaaaaacaaaaacaaaacaaaaagcaaaGTTTTGAAGAATAAAGTCAACTTTTCATAGCAAAATTTGCAAAAAATATAGACCAGAAAAGGGGGGGAATtgcattaccaaaaaaaaaattataataatagtAGTAGTAATagtaataacaacaacaaatctcCTACAGGGAAAGTAAAATACCACAGGATCTATCAAATAGTTGTCACATATCCAATTAGCAAGATGCATTAGAAGCTCACGACCTACAGGTTCATCTCCATGCACGTTTCCAATGTACTGCAACACCAAGCAAGTTCATCAAAAAAAATGCTCAAACTAGCATTTGAATTCCCCAGATGTGTCGCAAGTAATTTACATTCTGGGCCTCTGGGAAATGAATGAGGAATAAAAAGCTAGGTTTTCAAGTAAATACGTCAAAAACAAAGATACAAAAGCAAGCAaatattcaaaaccaaaagtttGTACAGAGGTGAAATTCAAGCATTCCACTTTCACTAACATCCTTTTACTCAACcatctacacatatattctgccatgcaaaaaaaaaaaaattttaaaaaaaaagaagaagaagaagattggacTTAGTTCCAACTTAGAACAAGTGCACATCACAAATTGTTTGAAGAAACTGATGCCCAGAGCAAAGCCAAATATTGAACTCTGTCCCACAGTGCAAGGGTGGTGATCAAATTCTTCACCCTTGGCCCCTCCTATTGGTTCCATCTGTACCATCCAAAGGATTGCCAGTACAGCACATCTTCCCAGCACCATCCCCCTCTTGCTTCCTCCAGAAACTTAACCTCTCGCACAATAAGGTGATACAACAAACTGGAACAACCGATCACAACTTAGACTCCCTAAAAAATCTGTCATCATGTCATTGCAATTGAGCAAGGAAGCAGCAAATGATCTGCACCTTCAGCAGCCTCTTTACAGAACCAAagcattttccaatttcaatgaATATTAAACAATACCTCTTTTCTGGGCTATTGAAGGAAATacgatttctttttttttttctttggaggtgatgtgtgagagagagagagagagagagggagagggagagagagagagagagagggagagagagggagagggagagagagagacccaagATTATAGATTTTCTAAGCAAAAGCGCTATgaaattacctagtaattagtATAACCAGTCCATCAAACACAAAACAACTGCAAAGCAAAAGCACCAGCCCAGTATACTTCATTACAAGACCCCTCCCCCCAACTAAGAAAAACTATGCTAATTAGGAATGTTTTTGAAATGTTTTGACAAGGAAGCCCAAAGAGAAGCAAGCAGTCTAACTCTATCTGACTCTGTCCCAATTATTGCCACATCCTCCTAATCTTTGAAGATTCTGTTGTTCCGTTCAGCTAAACCCACCACAAATGGAAAAAAACCTTACACCAAATGACCAAAAGCAGCTTGGATATGATCTTCATAAATTATATTCAAGAAAACAGTTTATATGTAAGCTTCTGTAAATAACAGATCATTCACCTTAAATGCAGGTTCAGGCTCTTCCTCCCCAGGCTTATCAGAAATTTCAATTACCCACTACAAGCAAAGGAAAAAGCACCACTTCATAAGATGTGATGGGTTACcctgaaaaataaaactagcacaaaaaggaaacaaaaacaagaaaggaACTTGGGCCAAATGATTACCAGAGGAACCCCATACACACTCTTCCCAATACTGATCATCCATTCCAGAAATCCCTCAACGAGAGAATGAGAAGAAAAGTCAGCATAATCATCATGAAACTCCTAATACAAACACTAAAAACAGTCCAACTCATTGTTTCATTTTATATACACACAGTAAACTTCAATCTAGTACATAAGTACAAGTAATCACCTGTAAACCCTAGAAATGTTACTGCACCTTTGGCCGAAGTCCTTAATGGCCTTTTCCAGGTCAGAATTAGTCATGTAGCCTTGCGCGACATCAACACTGTGGAACATATTTTCACTTTCAGTACACAATCCATAGTTCATCTAAAACTATAACAATCCAACTTTACTAACACATACCTTGTCTGAGATCCTTCGTCCCCAAACAAGTGCCTGCTGGTACCATATCCGTAGCCTATGGACATCAAGCTCACAATTAGCTAAAGACAGTGCACAACTAAAAATAGTTATTCCAATGCTACATGAGCCTACagctttgatttttcttttatccTTTTCTGCTCTAAAGCTAAACTACAGTAGAACAATGTAAGTGAAAATAGGCATAATAGTCCGATCAAAAATAAACACTGTTTGGATTCAACTTTCTGATTGTAATATAAGTCGTAATAAATTGTGATATGAAACTTTCGCTTCAGATTTCAGTTATGGAGTTCAAAattgtaaaagaaaacaaaggcaTGCATAATAGGAACTGTGAGGGGAAGAGAAGACCTGTGGGGTTAGAGTTGGGACTGCCGCCTCTAGCAATAGCAGGAACAACGGAAGAGGAAAAGCGAAGGGAAATGAACAGGATGGAAAACAGAAGCTTCATTCTGGAACGGCGGtcgttgatgatgatgatgacgacgACGGCGATGCTTCAACATCAGAGTCAGGAAGGCATTGAAGTACTTGATTATGAAAGAAGATCTGGGATTCTTGGATTGCACGTCGAATCGTTTTCCAATTTCAATGTGCGCAAAGTGAACGAAGACCAAAAGCAAACGGAGGCAAAAGTCAGACGAGAATTCGCTGTAGAGATATGGGCTTCAAGTATATATATGACCAGGAGGTCCGGCCCATTTCACACATTTCCTTAGCACTTTGAAAATCTTGACTTTTTGCGGCCAGAGACTCAAAATACAAATCACATGAACTACAACATATTGGGCtaccttttttgttttgatgcacaaagaaaacaaagaaacaaactaCAGAACAAAGTCCCTAGCTACTCTCCCACCTAGATATCCAACTAGAAGGGACACAAAAAGAGGGTGGCAATTATGCCAAGAAaatccaacggtccatatcttaaattagcatttaaagatcatctttgtaaaaaattaatcgaatcagaaatcgtttaattatctaattgaattaaacaaatggatggttctaacaacacttactactattatgatgaatcgtccatgtatttcatagaaatgaataattgaaaggtcttcaatttgattgattttttacaaagctaatctttgtattacattatacaacatgaatggttggattagaaaattataaagttattatgcgttaatcgacaatgggggtgaatatgctcattcaccctaggagtgaacctaagaattgttcttatGCCAAACATAGGAAACTCTATCCCTAAGATCATAATTAGCTAACATGTCCGTTAAAATATTAGCAAGGAGTTTGCTAGAGTCTTAATATCAACTACTAAAGCTTTGATTCTCCCAGAAACGGCAACTTTCCCCAAAGTACAATCAATAAGTAACTTTGAGTCTCCTTCCACCCAAGCTTTTGGGTAATTGTAAAACTCAGTCGAGTGAATAACATCTCTTAGAGCAATTGCTTCAACCACAACAACACTTgcatcacctttttttttttgaaatagcaAAGATAGGGTGATCATTTATATCTCTCAAAACAAAGCCAATGGAAGCAGACCCAGCTTTAACAGATCCATCAAAGTTAATTTTGATCTTGTCTTGGTCAAGAGGCTGCCATTTAATATAAAAGTACTAAGAGACTTTAACATTTAAACTTTTAGGATTGGCATTCCAGTAGTTAGCTCCCAAAATAGCAGCCCCATAAAAGATTTGAGTAAGGTAGGGAGTTAATTGCTTGAAGTTAACTCTAGCGACGCCACTCATGGAAATAGTCAACAATCGAAGGTTCGGTCTGTATAGATCTTAGGGTTCTTCTCAGACTGTAGAGAGAAAATATGCACActgtgagcgtaaatgtcacccaacataatttcactcatattcatttaatgaatcgatttttaattatttcagattcgacccattcaagacagaatgtgtctctcaattatattcccttgttacagggaaatACCCTTTGATtcaatttatgaagaaaccaattgtggatgtatgtttgtttatttgtttttgcggctgcacctggatatttgaatgggttgcctacgtacccttggagagggatcaagccactcgtagttcaagaattTTATtgggtgaatgacccattggagggtatTTCTTTTGGAATGtgaatagtgtttggacgaatttggtgtaagtgaaccagggattcgatgtgttttggatttgtttggaaaggttgtgacgtttcctggtgtttggcggaatttgactgatgaggtcagggattcagattggatgaaccagggagtcagggattttgtttggacttgcaattgcatctagtgggtccctagattgcctacataccctcaaggagggatcaaaccgttgtagttctTGGGAATTTGTATTTCTAGtattgggagaatttgactggagtcagtgattcaatttaggactggcttaatttgactggtggagtcagagaTTCTGTTTCGATTTgtgtgaatttgactggtggagtcagggattcgatttgaaattgtggttacatctagtgggtcgctagattgcctacgtacccattgTGAGATCAAACCGACCGTAGTTCATAAGAATTTGTATTTCTGATGTTCGTACCAACTTCTGGGTTCGACtgatgtatatattttgaacccgtcaaatgtatttcttttggacATCCAATTTGGCAGGGTGTCCGCTGATCTGATCCGAGGACCCGATGTACTGAGATTTGCAGTGGGCCTTGATTTGGAATGGGCTTTGAGCTACAAATTAATCGGGCTCGAGC
Coding sequences:
- the LOC112172087 gene encoding carboxypeptidase SOL1 isoform X1; the protein is MKLLFSILFISLRFSSSVVPAIARGGSPNSNPTGYGYGTSRHLFGDEGSQTSVDVAQGYMTNSDLEKAIKDFGQRCSNISRVYSIGKSVYGVPLWVIEISDKPGEEEPEPAFKYIGNVHGDEPVGRELLMHLANWICDNYLIDPVATLIVDNVHLHILPSMNPDGFLLRRRGNANNIDLNRDFPDQFFHMNDDVDVLQPETRAIMKWLRKIHFTASASLHGGALVANYPWDGTQDKRKTYFGCPDDKTFRFLASVYSRSHHNMSLSKEFEGGITNGASWYPIYGGMQDWNYIYGGCLELTLEISENKWPIANELLTLWEYNKKSMLNLVASLVQTGVHGRIFSSDGGRPLPGSIAIKGINYTVKARTAFADYHRLLAPGGRYEVTAIVPGYKSKTTVIWLEESGTNVDFILDPEVDRRGTILRSACKCSLDSMNIIWGTPLEVYLLLIVIAGFLLFLYRRRTFSRLKQRQLAGSKRPVVV
- the LOC112172087 gene encoding carboxypeptidase SOL1 isoform X2, which gives rise to MISIGKSVYGVPLWVIEISDKPGEEEPEPAFKYIGNVHGDEPVGRELLMHLANWICDNYLIDPVATLIVDNVHLHILPSMNPDGFLLRRRGNANNIDLNRDFPDQFFHMNDDVDVLQPETRAIMKWLRKIHFTASASLHGGALVANYPWDGTQDKRKTYFGCPDDKTFRFLASVYSRSHHNMSLSKEFEGGITNGASWYPIYGGMQDWNYIYGGCLELTLEISENKWPIANELLTLWEYNKKSMLNLVASLVQTGVHGRIFSSDGGRPLPGSIAIKGINYTVKARTAFADYHRLLAPGGRYEVTAIVPGYKSKTTVIWLEESGTNVDFILDPEVDRRGTILRSACKCSLDSMNIIWGTPLEVYLLLIVIAGFLLFLYRRRTFSRLKQRQLAGSKRPVVV